Genomic window (Sediminispirochaeta smaragdinae DSM 11293):
CTACTGTGGGCTGAGAAATGCGTTACATAACATCCATTTCATCGACAGCAGCGACGGCGAAAGTCAGGAGGACTACTTCGGCCTTCGGGATGGTCTTGTATTCTACCTGGGAAGCCGCTTTACCATGTAAAACAAAGAAAACACAGAAGCCGCTTTTCTATCGGTTTCATATGTTTTGCCCACAGACATCCCCACGGTATGCCGGCACCTGGGAGTGCCCTGTAGGGTTAATAATAAGGAGTAATAGTATGGTGAAAGTACACCGTTTTTTCTTTTATATACTTGCCCTCATGACAGCGGTCCTGCTCTTGGGATCCTGTGATAACCTTTTGGGCAGTGACAATGATGATGATGATGATGATGACTCATCCAGTTATTCTACGTCCACAGCCGCTGTGGATTATTTGGGTGACAATCTGTCTATTTTCTTCGATTTTTCGACTGGAACGCTAACAGCGGTCGATCATGACATGTGGGATGTTGCTATTGCAACGGACGGGGCTATTATTGCCAACAGTGGCGATTATGGTAGTGGTGTTACCGTCTATAAAACAAGCTCAACCGATATAAGCGACGACCTCAGTTCTTATGAGAGCAAGGTAGCTGAATACACATTCAAATCCGGTACAACCCTTTATGGCGATCAGACCGAGACTAATCCCTTTGACGATGAGATCGGTAGCGGTGGAAGCGGTTCCGGGACGGTCTATCTTGTGAAAGATGAGGCCGGTATCTATTACAAGCTCGTATTCACCTCATATGGTCCTATGGGACAGTACAGTGTGAACGCCGTTGAAGGCCTTAGCGGAACAAGTACGGAAACTATTTCCGGGACCATAGATGCTGCTTACGGCTATACGTACTTTGATCTTGGAACACAGGCCGCAGTGACTGTGGCACCGAAAAAAAGTGAATGGGACATCTTGTTTACCAGAACAAATGATATTCTGGATGATGGGTCGGGGGGTGCCTATATAGCGGGGCGTTCCGATGTATTGCTCAATACTGCCGGTGGGGTAGAGGGAGCTACGGTAGACGATACCGCTATCGAAGCGGTGGTAAACATCTCCGATTACACCTTTTCTTCCGTCATAGATACGCTTGGGTATAGTTGGTACACCCATAATCACAGTGCAACACCGGCATATTCTGTCAATACGCTTACCTATGTGGTTGAAACCACGGAAGGGAACTATGCAAAATTGCAACCTGGCAGTTTCTATGGCCCCAATAGCGAGCAGTTTTACATGACCTTTCGATATTACTATCAGGCAGATGGATCAACGAACTTTTCTCGTTAATGCTCTCTCATGGAAAGAGAGAAACAGCCGCCGGTTACGGCGGCTGTAGGTGAATTGAAAGGCTTCCGCCGAAATCCTGGTGGGCCGGCAGGCCTTTCCTTATCTTGCGCATAATCTTTTGCCGGGTCGATCCATCACATCGATCCGGCAGATTATGTACAATCCATGGATCGGAAAACAACTCAGTTATAGTATTATATATTGTCCGCCAGAAATCCACCGTCGACAGGAATGGTCACGCCGGTGACGAAGCCGGAGGCCTTGTTCGATGCAAGGAAAAGAGCTGCACCTGCGAGTTCCTGTACTTCACCGAAACGGCCGTAAGGGGTCCGTTCTATGATTGCTTTCCCCCGTTCCGTGAGTTCCCCACTCGCCTGATCCACAAGAAGAGCCCTGTTTTGCCGCCCCAGAAAGAAGCCCGGTGCAATACCGTTGACTCTGATCTTGTAGGGCGCAAACTCTTTAGCGCTCGCCATGGTGAGGTTGAGGACCCCGGCCTTTGCCGCATCGTAGGCCCATACGCCGGAGAGTGGGGTATAGCTTGCCATGGACGACAAATTAATGATGCTTCCCGGCATATCTTTTTTGATCCACCACGTTGTGATAACCTTTGTAGGAACAAGCAGCCCTGCGACAAGGTTGAGTTCCATAACCGTTTTAAACTGATCAATGTCGGTATCGACAAAGGCCCCTTTTCCCTTGTTGCCACCCACACCATTTACCAGAATATCGACCGAGCCAAAATGGTCGATACATGCTTCCAGCGCCTTTTGGGTTTCGGTCTCGTTTCCCGTATCTGCTAGTACGGTTTGTAACGTTTTATGGGCGCCGGGGAATGTTGCTTTGAGGCTCTTCGACACGTTCTCCATGCTGGTACTGCTTCGGTTCCAGAGCGAGACCTGTGCGCCTGCTTTCAGATATGCTTCGGCAAGGGCCGAAGCTATGGCACCTCCTCCCCCGGTGATGACGACCGTTTTTCCTGTAAGGCCAAACATATCGTTGAGATACTGCATGAAAAGGGTTCCTTGCTTCTTTAGGGAATGAATTCTACCTTTGCACGGCCGATCATGCCGTGACCTTTCTCATCCTTCCCAAAATACCGTGCCCATGATGTCGCATGATCTTTACTGCTTCCGATGGTAATGGTTCCCTTCTGGAGGATGCGGCTTCGCCACCCTGTTGCTCCCTCGACGAAGAAATGATAATCACCATCCGGCACGGGGTTCCCGTCCTGATCGGTACAGTCCCATGTGTACGATAATTCGCCCTGGTCAGGGGTAGGACCCGATACGGCATCGATCTCATCGGCCCCCATGCCTTCGGGATCGGCCGATTCAACCCAATTGGAAAGAACACCCGTTTGCTTCTTCCATCCCTCTTTCGAGGTGAAATCTGTTACAAAGAGGGTTTTCACATGGTGTTTCTGGCTGTCTTCGATCCAGACGGCAAACTGATTACTGCTTTGCCCAAATTGGCGGATATAGGTGAAGGTTAGCGTTAGCTTTCGTGTTTCCGTTGTGCTTTCGGCCGATAGAGCACTGTTGCCCTGCCAAAGTGAAAAGAGCATAAGTCCGGTAAACAGCATGGAAATTTTTGTTCTACACATCTGAATGAAAAACCTCTCTTTTGCAATCTTTATGCATGTGTTTCCGCAAGTGCTTCTTCTTTTTGCTTTCGCTTCTCGAAGATCATTGCCAAGAGAACGGAAAGTTCGTAAAGGACGAACATGGGGCCTGCCAGAAGAATTTGGGAAACGACATCGGGTGGGGTGAGAATTGCCGCCATGACTACAATTCCGAGAAGGATATATTTTGCAGCCTGTTGCAGCTTTTTGTGATTGACAAGTCCAACTCGGGTAAGAATGACGACGACGATGGGGAGTTCAAAGGCAACACCGAAGGCAATCATGATGGAACTGATAAAGCCGATATAGTTTCCAAAGGAGAACATAGCGGTAATCTCCGGTGTTGAATACTTTAAAAAGAAGGTCAGGGTGATCGGTAATATTATCCGGTAGGAAAAGAAGGCTCCGGTAATGAAAAAGATTGTTCCGAAGATGATGGTAAAGCCGAGGGCGGCTACTTCCCTTTTTTCAAGCCCCGGTTTTACAAATCGCCATATCTGAAAAAGAATAACCGGTACGGAAGCAATAATCCCCATGGTAACAGATATCTTGATATAGGCAAGAAAGAGCTCCGGCGGCGTCAGATAAACAAACGTAAGCCCCTGTGCCGGCTTTTTGAGAACCTCTACCGCCGGTTCGACAAAGTAATAACCGATACCGGAAAAGAGAACGATGGAAATTGCAATGTAAAAAAGTCGCTTTCGCAACTCCGAAAGATGTTCGAAGAACGTCATGCGCAGATCATTACTCACTGAAATCTATTCCTCTATTGGCCCCTTCCCACCTTCAAAAAAGGGCGGGAAGGGCAAGCGTTAGTTGCTTTCGGCCTTCTTCTTTTTCTTTGCGCGCCTCCGGCTGGGAGACTGGGGGGCCTCTGTTATCTGTTTGGGATCTTCCGAGCGTTCATCTTCGTTCTGAAGCTCATCATCTTCACCCTTGCTTCCCTTTTTGAATTCCCTGATCGTTTTGCCAATGGCCTTTCCAATTTCGGGTATCTTTTTAGGGCCGAAAATCAACAGGGCAATTGCCAGAATAAGAATGAGCTCAAAGGGCCCAAACCTTCCGATAAACATAGTATCCTCCTTGGGACCTTTACTTCTGTTCTTCTTTACTGCTCACCTGGGCTACCGTTGCCTCGGAGGTTTCCGGCTTCGGAACCTGCCCGGCAGGTGCCTTTGTTTCGTCAAGGCTCAATTCTTCGGTTAGCTTGTTTGAGTGAGCCCTGAATTCTCGTATGGCGCTTCCCAGGGACTTCCCTATCTCCGGTAGCTTTTTCGGGCCAAAGATAAGAAGTGCTATGACAAAAATAAGGATCAGTTCCATGGGGCCGAGCCTTCCAAATCCAAACATACTATTACCTCCTGGGTAAAAATCCTATTTGAGATGGCTTTAGGGGTTGAGCGCCTGCCCTACCTCATTCCATTCCGTTAGATATTTTGCATGATCAAAGGTGAGAGACTGCTGTGAGTAAAGATATTCTTCTCCATTCGAAGCGGTGTAATATTGAATATCGCTGTACTCCCTCTCTTCTTTCATAAGTGTCAATGTGGCAGTCAATTCCGTATCGCTCAAATTAAAGGGGCTCTGCTTGAAAAGCCTTTTGGCAGTTGCCCTGGGATAGAGCTTTGAATCCCTGCGAATCTGATCGGCAATCATCTTTGCACTATCTTTTTCTTCGGTGTTAACAAGGATATCGGCATAGGAATCGGACATATACTGCGAGCTGTACAGGTAAGAGTCTTTCTTTCCTTCCTTTAACTTGATGTCCGTCTCCTTGTTTTCTTCAAGAAACGTTAGGAACCGCTCGACGACTGCCTCTTTTGTCTCTCCGTCGGGAAGCACATCTTCAGAGATAAGTGTGGGTAACTTACTCTTTCGAAAAAGATGCGCCGCTTTCGTCTCTTCTTGTATATCTATAATGATTGATTTAATAAGAGTCTGGCTGGAATCTTCCATGGTTCCTCGTACCTCAATAATAGAGCGAAATGCCCTTTTTCACAATACCCAAACCGAATGAAAAAGGGAAAGGCCTTACGGCCTTGCCCTTTTATTATTACATTGTTTCTTCGCCTTATGCAGGAAGCAGGCCTTTGCTTGCGAGCTCATCGGCTACGTCTGCAAGGCCAAGATCTTCCAGGGTTGCCCTGGTCGGAGCTCCGGTTTTCTTGTCCCAACCGAACTCTTCGTAGAGCATATCCTTCGCAAGTTCCATATCTTCTCGATCCAGTTTATTGGTCCCCTTATCGTAGGGCTTTTTGTCTTTATCTGCATCAAAAACCCATTTTGGGATCAGATCGTGCTCGTTACGCATATTCATGGTATTCATCTGGCGCATGGTTATCGCACGATGCAGGGTAATAAGCTTGAGAGCCTCTTTATCGAGTTCTGCCTCACTGATCTCTTTTCCTGTTGCGAGGGTATAGTATTTTGATTCCATTGCCGTGTCTCCCCTGTAACCCTTTTCCTTAAGAGGA
Coding sequences:
- the tatA gene encoding twin-arginine translocase TatA/TatE family subunit, which translates into the protein MFIGRFGPFELILILAIALLIFGPKKIPEIGKAIGKTIREFKKGSKGEDDELQNEDERSEDPKQITEAPQSPSRRRAKKKKKAESN
- a CDS encoding twin-arginine translocase TatA/TatE family subunit, coding for MFGFGRLGPMELILIFVIALLIFGPKKLPEIGKSLGSAIREFRAHSNKLTEELSLDETKAPAGQVPKPETSEATVAQVSSKEEQK
- the tatC gene encoding twin-arginine translocase subunit TatC; this translates as MSNDLRMTFFEHLSELRKRLFYIAISIVLFSGIGYYFVEPAVEVLKKPAQGLTFVYLTPPELFLAYIKISVTMGIIASVPVILFQIWRFVKPGLEKREVAALGFTIIFGTIFFITGAFFSYRIILPITLTFFLKYSTPEITAMFSFGNYIGFISSIMIAFGVAFELPIVVVILTRVGLVNHKKLQQAAKYILLGIVVMAAILTPPDVVSQILLAGPMFVLYELSVLLAMIFEKRKQKEEALAETHA
- a CDS encoding SDR family oxidoreductase produces the protein MQYLNDMFGLTGKTVVITGGGGAIASALAEAYLKAGAQVSLWNRSSTSMENVSKSLKATFPGAHKTLQTVLADTGNETETQKALEACIDHFGSVDILVNGVGGNKGKGAFVDTDIDQFKTVMELNLVAGLLVPTKVITTWWIKKDMPGSIINLSSMASYTPLSGVWAYDAAKAGVLNLTMASAKEFAPYKIRVNGIAPGFFLGRQNRALLVDQASGELTERGKAIIERTPYGRFGEVQELAGAALFLASNKASGFVTGVTIPVDGGFLADNI
- a CDS encoding HmuY family protein, translating into MVKVHRFFFYILALMTAVLLLGSCDNLLGSDNDDDDDDDSSSYSTSTAAVDYLGDNLSIFFDFSTGTLTAVDHDMWDVAIATDGAIIANSGDYGSGVTVYKTSSTDISDDLSSYESKVAEYTFKSGTTLYGDQTETNPFDDEIGSGGSGSGTVYLVKDEAGIYYKLVFTSYGPMGQYSVNAVEGLSGTSTETISGTIDAAYGYTYFDLGTQAAVTVAPKKSEWDILFTRTNDILDDGSGGAYIAGRSDVLLNTAGGVEGATVDDTAIEAVVNISDYTFSSVIDTLGYSWYTHNHSATPAYSVNTLTYVVETTEGNYAKLQPGSFYGPNSEQFYMTFRYYYQADGSTNFSR
- a CDS encoding DUF2271 domain-containing protein; the protein is MCRTKISMLFTGLMLFSLWQGNSALSAESTTETRKLTLTFTYIRQFGQSSNQFAVWIEDSQKHHVKTLFVTDFTSKEGWKKQTGVLSNWVESADPEGMGADEIDAVSGPTPDQGELSYTWDCTDQDGNPVPDGDYHFFVEGATGWRSRILQKGTITIGSSKDHATSWARYFGKDEKGHGMIGRAKVEFIP